One Curtobacterium sp. BH-2-1-1 genomic region harbors:
- a CDS encoding acyl-CoA dehydrogenase family protein, with protein sequence MITEERPASAGTTVSAVDRFAERTALVVDIAARYADEVDRDARPPREAIAAMKEHGLLAAAVPVEHGGEGATLAELSVIATELGRACAATAMVFAMHHGQAMALWRHGGVALGVTAMIEAVRGGALVASSTTERGIGGDARRSTCAIEPDQAGRIRLRKDAPVISYATEADAILVTARRDLDAPASDQRLVIALPAETTLTQTSTWDTLGLRGTCSNGWLLDTETHEDRVLRDDYATISARTVLPVSHVLWASVWLGIAADAADRARRAVRKQARAAVGQTPPGALRLAELLVDLQTMADAVRHAAARFDQVADDPEVLESTAYALAANALKIGSSERVTDLVTQALRIVGIAGFAATGELSIARHLRDAHGAAVMVSNDRLLQNDAALALMTGAIL encoded by the coding sequence GTGATCACCGAGGAGCGTCCGGCGAGCGCCGGGACGACCGTCTCCGCCGTCGACCGGTTCGCCGAGCGCACCGCCCTCGTGGTCGACATCGCCGCCCGGTACGCCGACGAGGTCGACCGTGACGCCCGTCCCCCGCGCGAAGCGATCGCCGCGATGAAGGAGCACGGTCTCCTCGCCGCGGCGGTCCCGGTCGAGCACGGCGGTGAAGGGGCGACCCTCGCCGAGCTCTCCGTCATCGCGACCGAACTCGGACGTGCGTGCGCCGCGACGGCGATGGTGTTCGCGATGCACCACGGCCAGGCCATGGCGCTCTGGCGGCACGGCGGCGTGGCCCTCGGCGTCACCGCGATGATCGAGGCCGTGCGGGGAGGCGCCCTCGTCGCGTCGTCCACCACCGAGCGCGGCATCGGCGGCGACGCCCGTCGGAGCACCTGCGCGATCGAGCCCGACCAGGCCGGACGCATCCGGCTCCGCAAGGACGCCCCGGTCATCTCGTACGCGACCGAGGCCGACGCGATCCTCGTCACCGCCCGGCGCGACCTCGACGCGCCGGCGTCCGACCAGCGGCTCGTCATCGCGCTGCCGGCGGAGACCACGCTCACGCAGACCTCGACCTGGGATACGCTCGGGCTCCGCGGCACGTGCAGCAACGGCTGGCTGCTCGACACCGAGACCCACGAGGACCGCGTCCTCCGCGACGACTACGCGACGATCTCCGCCCGCACCGTCCTCCCCGTGTCGCACGTGCTCTGGGCGTCGGTGTGGCTCGGCATCGCGGCGGACGCTGCGGACCGTGCCCGTCGAGCCGTCCGCAAGCAGGCGCGTGCCGCCGTCGGCCAGACCCCTCCTGGAGCCCTCCGGCTCGCCGAGCTCCTGGTCGACCTGCAGACCATGGCCGACGCCGTCCGGCACGCCGCGGCCCGGTTCGACCAGGTGGCCGACGACCCCGAGGTGCTCGAGTCGACGGCGTACGCGCTGGCCGCGAACGCGCTGAAGATCGGCTCCTCCGAGCGGGTCACCGACCTCGTCACCCAGGCGCTGCGGATCGTCGGCATCGCCGGGTTCGCCGCCACCGGGGAGCTCAGCATCGCCCGGCACCTCCGAGACGCGCACGGTGCCGCCGTGATGGTGAGCAACGACCGTCTCCTGCAGAACGACGCCGCACTGGCACTCATGACCGGAGCCATCCTGTGA
- a CDS encoding acyl carrier protein produces the protein MHQDPTSAATAVALVAPTTELAVRRALVDHGRLVVDAMDVASIADLYALGLTSHATVNVMLAVENELDVEFPDAALHRSTFATIESIATAAETAA, from the coding sequence ATGCACCAGGACCCGACCTCCGCAGCGACCGCCGTCGCACTCGTCGCCCCGACGACCGAACTGGCCGTCCGGCGAGCCCTCGTCGACCACGGACGGCTCGTCGTCGACGCCATGGACGTGGCGTCGATCGCCGACCTCTACGCCCTCGGGCTGACCTCGCACGCGACCGTGAACGTGATGCTCGCGGTCGAGAACGAACTCGACGTGGAGTTCCCCGACGCCGCGCTGCACCGGTCGACCTTCGCCACCATCGAGTCCATCGCCACGGCAGCGGAGACGGCGGCGTGA
- a CDS encoding holo-ACP synthase gives MATIRTGTDLAAVEDVIAGITAHGERYLARVFTRQERADAGDDPERLAARFAGKEAVLKLLRPERSDAVPLTDVAVVLDTVGAPVVELTGRAAELAEAIGCTSIAVSLSHERGLAIATAVALSER, from the coding sequence ATGGCCACGATCCGGACCGGCACCGACCTCGCCGCGGTCGAGGACGTGATCGCCGGGATCACCGCGCACGGCGAGCGCTACCTCGCCCGGGTCTTCACCCGGCAGGAGCGCGCCGACGCCGGGGACGACCCGGAGCGCCTCGCAGCCCGCTTCGCCGGCAAGGAGGCCGTGCTGAAACTGCTCCGGCCGGAGCGTTCGGACGCCGTCCCGCTGACCGACGTCGCCGTCGTGCTCGACACCGTCGGCGCCCCCGTCGTCGAGCTGACCGGTCGTGCGGCGGAGCTCGCCGAGGCGATCGGCTGCACGTCGATCGCGGTCTCGTTGTCCCACGAACGGGGACTGGCGATCGCCACCGCCGTCGCCCTCTCCGAGCGCTGA
- a CDS encoding phenylacetate--CoA ligase family protein translates to MKRAAVFSVVWVVETVVALFMPRVGTHKLLLTPGIEPLRWTLGRWRAWRTAERAAKRVPAYGAFLAEAGRASRLDTRGGIAAAISGLPEMDKESYVKRWSIPERCVDGRLPRRGVVVDESSGSSGTPTSWVRGPDERQATRQLLQLGFSRTAKDLPKQPFVLNAFSLGAWATGMNVTASLTESSMIKSIGPDRDKIVQTMREFGTDFTYIICSYPPFLKALFEDDRLDWSEYTIVAAFGGEGISENMRAHIEQYAQAVLGSYGASDLEINLGIETPFSVQLRRAIAASPELSAALTKQAEYGVLPMVFQFNPFGYLIETNELGELVVTITRSENISPRIRYNIHDRGHVVRMRSLRRTLREHGFDELADAAELDLPLLFHYGRSDLSVDYNGAVVAPDVVRDVVYGDPALLEAVENHRLISYEDDRGDRQLHIAFQLASGASGFDADGARGAVVAELRRLNKDFSNAIRTAPPGTLPTVAFYPYRTGPFREDGRKLKNEYVWQLPAGSVDEWDLDLAWTAPTEA, encoded by the coding sequence GTGAAGCGCGCGGCGGTGTTCTCGGTGGTCTGGGTCGTCGAGACGGTCGTGGCGCTGTTCATGCCGCGCGTCGGCACCCACAAGCTCCTGCTCACGCCGGGCATCGAGCCGCTCCGCTGGACCCTCGGACGCTGGCGTGCGTGGCGGACGGCCGAGCGGGCTGCGAAGCGGGTGCCCGCCTACGGGGCGTTCCTGGCGGAGGCGGGGCGTGCCTCCCGTCTGGACACACGCGGCGGGATCGCCGCAGCGATCTCGGGGCTGCCCGAGATGGACAAGGAGTCGTACGTCAAGCGGTGGAGCATCCCGGAGCGCTGCGTCGACGGTCGGCTGCCCCGGCGCGGTGTCGTCGTCGACGAGTCGAGCGGGTCGAGCGGCACGCCGACGAGCTGGGTGCGCGGCCCCGACGAACGGCAGGCGACCCGGCAGCTGCTGCAGCTCGGGTTCTCGCGGACCGCGAAGGACCTGCCGAAGCAGCCGTTCGTGCTCAACGCGTTCTCGCTCGGCGCCTGGGCCACGGGCATGAACGTGACGGCGTCGCTCACCGAGTCGTCGATGATCAAGTCGATCGGGCCGGACCGCGACAAGATCGTGCAGACGATGCGCGAGTTCGGCACCGACTTCACGTACATCATCTGCAGCTACCCGCCGTTCCTGAAGGCACTGTTCGAGGACGACCGGCTCGACTGGAGCGAGTACACGATCGTCGCGGCGTTCGGCGGCGAGGGCATCAGCGAGAACATGCGCGCGCACATCGAGCAGTACGCGCAGGCCGTGCTCGGGTCGTACGGGGCGAGCGACCTCGAGATCAACCTCGGCATCGAGACGCCGTTCAGCGTGCAGCTGCGTCGGGCGATCGCGGCGTCGCCGGAGCTCTCCGCCGCGCTGACGAAGCAGGCCGAGTACGGCGTGCTGCCGATGGTGTTCCAGTTCAACCCGTTCGGGTACCTCATCGAGACGAACGAGCTCGGGGAGCTCGTCGTGACGATCACCCGGTCCGAGAACATCAGCCCCCGCATCCGGTACAACATCCACGACCGCGGGCACGTTGTGCGGATGCGCTCGCTGCGTCGGACCCTGCGCGAGCACGGGTTCGACGAACTCGCCGACGCCGCCGAGCTCGACCTGCCGCTGCTGTTCCACTACGGGCGGTCCGACCTGTCCGTCGACTACAACGGGGCGGTCGTCGCGCCGGACGTCGTGCGCGACGTGGTCTACGGCGACCCGGCGCTGCTCGAGGCCGTCGAGAACCACCGGCTGATCAGCTACGAGGACGACCGAGGTGACCGGCAGCTGCACATCGCGTTCCAGCTCGCGTCCGGCGCATCGGGGTTCGACGCCGACGGTGCTCGAGGCGCGGTGGTCGCCGAGCTGCGGCGGTTGAACAAAGACTTCTCGAACGCGATCCGGACGGCGCCGCCGGGCACGCTGCCGACCGTGGCGTTCTACCCGTACCGCACCGGACCCTTCCGCGAGGACGGCCGCAAGCTCAAGAACGAGTACGTGTGGCAGCTGCCGGCCGGTTCGGTGGACGAGTGGGACCTCGACCTGGCGTGGACCGCCCCGACGGAGGCCTGA
- a CDS encoding aldo/keto reductase — protein sequence MQSRTLGRTGRPVSVVGLGTWQFGGDWGPVSDADANAVMDASVESGVTLFDTADVYGDGRSEQLIGAWRAANPDVPLTVTTKMGRRADQVPSNYVAANFREWVDRSRRNLRQDTLDLVQLHCPPTEVVADDAVYDALDALVADGSVAAYGVSVETADQALTAIARPGVATVQIILNAFRLKPLDRVLPAAQEARVGILARVPLASGLLSGKYTADTSFAEGDHRNYNRHGEAFDQGETFSGVDFEDGVRAAQAFAASLPDGVSVPQAALAWIIAQDGVTAAIPGARNPEQARSNAGAGSLPEVPGLDETVRELYDEWFRAAVHDRW from the coding sequence ATGCAGAGTCGCACCCTCGGCCGTACCGGCCGCCCCGTGTCCGTCGTCGGCCTCGGCACCTGGCAGTTCGGCGGTGACTGGGGCCCGGTCTCCGACGCCGACGCGAACGCCGTCATGGACGCATCCGTCGAGTCCGGTGTCACGCTGTTCGACACCGCCGACGTGTACGGCGACGGCCGGAGCGAACAACTGATCGGCGCGTGGCGGGCGGCCAACCCCGACGTCCCGCTCACTGTCACGACGAAGATGGGCCGTCGCGCCGACCAGGTCCCGTCCAACTACGTCGCCGCGAACTTCCGCGAGTGGGTCGACCGCTCGCGCCGGAACCTGCGGCAGGACACCCTCGACCTCGTCCAGCTGCACTGCCCGCCGACCGAGGTCGTCGCCGACGACGCCGTGTACGACGCCCTCGACGCGCTCGTCGCCGACGGCTCGGTCGCTGCCTACGGCGTCAGCGTCGAGACCGCCGACCAGGCGCTCACCGCGATCGCCCGCCCCGGCGTCGCCACCGTCCAGATCATCCTCAACGCGTTCCGTCTCAAGCCGCTCGACCGCGTGCTGCCGGCGGCCCAGGAGGCGCGGGTCGGCATCCTCGCGCGCGTCCCGCTGGCATCGGGGTTGCTGTCCGGCAAGTACACGGCGGACACGTCCTTCGCTGAGGGCGACCACCGCAACTACAACCGCCACGGCGAGGCGTTCGACCAGGGCGAGACCTTCAGCGGCGTCGACTTCGAGGACGGGGTGCGCGCTGCCCAGGCCTTCGCGGCATCGCTGCCCGATGGTGTCTCGGTCCCGCAGGCGGCGCTCGCGTGGATCATCGCCCAGGACGGCGTGACCGCGGCGATCCCCGGCGCACGCAACCCGGAGCAGGCCCGGTCGAACGCCGGCGCGGGCTCGCTGCCCGAGGTCCCGGGCCTCGACGAGACCGTCCGCGAGCTGTACGACGAGTGGTTCCGCGCCGCCGTGCACGACCGGTGGTGA
- a CDS encoding SatD family protein, with protein MHSDPVIAVIVDLVDSRTLDDRAAAQRDVERAFDGTPAVEAVDPLRATVGDEFQVIYATLTDALVATTTAILALPPTVQIRFGIGRGTVQTIGTGAVGPLQDGPGWWSARDAINETHRREDGRTAFLRAWYHDAEDRHGPTERLVNAYFLSRDHIVARLTPRARRIALGLVQGRTQAQIAADEGITPSAVSQSVQKSGVAALVEGLRVLGDGGR; from the coding sequence GTGCACTCCGACCCCGTGATCGCGGTGATCGTCGACCTCGTCGACTCCCGCACCCTCGACGACCGCGCAGCGGCCCAGCGCGACGTCGAGCGCGCCTTCGACGGTACCCCAGCGGTCGAGGCGGTCGATCCGCTGCGCGCCACCGTCGGCGACGAGTTCCAGGTGATCTACGCCACGCTGACCGACGCACTCGTCGCGACCACGACCGCGATCCTCGCACTGCCGCCGACCGTGCAGATCCGGTTCGGGATCGGGCGCGGCACGGTGCAGACGATCGGCACGGGTGCGGTCGGTCCCCTGCAGGACGGCCCCGGGTGGTGGTCCGCACGCGACGCCATCAACGAGACACACCGGCGCGAGGACGGCCGGACCGCGTTCCTCCGGGCCTGGTACCACGACGCCGAGGACCGCCACGGACCGACGGAGCGACTGGTGAACGCCTACTTCCTGAGCCGCGACCACATCGTCGCGCGCCTGACCCCGCGTGCACGGCGGATCGCCCTCGGGCTGGTCCAGGGCCGGACCCAGGCGCAGATCGCTGCTGACGAGGGCATCACCCCGTCGGCGGTGTCCCAGTCCGTGCAGAAGTCGGGCGTCGCCGCACTGGTCGAGGGCCTGCGGGTCCTCGGGGACGGGGGCCGCTGA
- a CDS encoding HipA domain-containing protein has product MGNADAHAKNYSVLLRPAGVELAPLYDALPTRLWPGYDEQLAMRIGGAQYTQELTLDHWSKLADQSGLDVDRARVEVQRVYDDVADRIDTAWNDLDDDQATRMRGLVAEQTAKIAGPRATRTTSGTVGPAGIEPTTSTV; this is encoded by the coding sequence ATCGGCAACGCTGACGCGCACGCGAAGAACTACTCGGTCCTGCTCCGACCGGCGGGGGTGGAACTCGCGCCGCTCTACGACGCCCTGCCCACGCGCCTCTGGCCCGGGTACGACGAGCAGCTCGCGATGCGCATCGGTGGCGCGCAGTACACGCAGGAGCTGACACTCGACCACTGGTCGAAGCTCGCCGATCAGTCCGGCCTGGACGTCGACCGCGCCCGCGTCGAGGTGCAACGGGTGTACGACGACGTCGCCGACCGGATCGACACCGCCTGGAACGACCTCGACGACGACCAGGCCACTCGGATGCGCGGACTCGTCGCCGAGCAGACGGCGAAGATCGCGGGTCCGCGTGCGACGCGCACCACGTCGGGAACGGTGGGCCCTGCCGGGATCGAACCGACGACATCCACGGTGTAA
- a CDS encoding helix-turn-helix transcriptional regulator has translation MTTISEYAAQHGISPRRARALAQQGRLPARRVGRAWVLDEGVATTPAVSTRPMSERTRRLFLRALSDQTVREVTGSDRRRIAAYLGRLRASDRPAALIRAWFRGADLPTGFTLGELLVRAALEHQDDVVAERLARPQRRYLNSPERLARVVADERAIHGLSRAQLADRAGTTPGDVAAVEAGRPVDTMLTVLRVVNALDVRPLALPTGAVRDSA, from the coding sequence GTGACCACCATCTCCGAGTACGCGGCGCAGCACGGCATCTCGCCGCGCCGCGCTCGCGCGCTCGCGCAGCAGGGCCGCCTCCCGGCTCGACGGGTCGGACGCGCGTGGGTCCTCGACGAGGGCGTCGCCACGACGCCGGCCGTCAGCACCCGACCGATGAGCGAGCGCACGCGGCGCCTGTTCCTCCGTGCACTGAGCGACCAGACCGTCCGTGAGGTGACCGGGTCCGACCGCCGACGCATAGCCGCGTACCTCGGCCGACTCCGCGCCTCCGACCGACCGGCAGCGCTCATCCGTGCGTGGTTCCGCGGAGCGGACCTCCCGACGGGCTTCACGCTCGGAGAACTCCTGGTCCGGGCGGCACTGGAACACCAGGACGACGTCGTCGCCGAGCGTCTCGCTCGACCACAGCGGCGGTACCTCAACTCGCCCGAGCGCCTGGCGCGGGTCGTCGCCGACGAACGGGCGATCCACGGCCTCAGCCGCGCACAACTGGCCGACCGTGCCGGCACGACACCCGGTGACGTCGCCGCCGTCGAGGCCGGACGACCGGTCGACACCATGCTCACCGTCCTCCGGGTCGTGAACGCGCTCGACGTGCGCCCCCTGGCGTTGCCCACCGGAGCCGTCCGGGACTCCGCGTGA
- the mgrA gene encoding L-glyceraldehyde 3-phosphate reductase: protein MTYTASSDRYDTMPYRRTGNSGLDLPLLSLGYWHNFGDDVAFETQRAVSRRAFDLGITHHDLANNYGPPYGAAEINFGRLMREDFRPYRDEMIVSTKAGWDMWPGPYGQGGGSRKYVLASLDQSLQRTGLDYVDVFYSHRLDASTPLEETMGALHTAVQQGKALYVGISSYDAERSRQAAAILRDLGTPLLIHQPSYSMLNRWIETEGLLDAASELGFGVIGFTALAQGLLTGKYLDGVPEDSRAAAGKSLDASSITPEVVAHLRALNDVAAARGQSLAQLALAWALRDERVTSLVIGASRVSQVEDNVAALANTSFTDEELRTIDEHSVGIADVDLWAGARAGQVS, encoded by the coding sequence ATGACCTATACCGCCAGCAGCGACCGCTACGACACGATGCCCTACCGCCGTACCGGGAACTCCGGCCTCGACCTGCCGCTGCTCTCGCTCGGCTACTGGCACAACTTCGGCGACGACGTCGCCTTCGAGACGCAGCGTGCCGTGAGTCGCCGTGCCTTCGACCTCGGCATCACCCACCACGACCTCGCGAACAACTACGGGCCGCCCTACGGTGCCGCCGAGATCAACTTCGGGCGCCTCATGCGTGAGGACTTCCGGCCGTACCGCGACGAGATGATCGTGTCGACGAAGGCCGGCTGGGACATGTGGCCCGGTCCCTACGGCCAGGGCGGCGGCTCCCGCAAGTACGTCCTCGCCTCCCTCGACCAGTCGCTGCAGCGCACGGGCCTCGACTACGTGGATGTCTTCTACTCGCACCGCCTCGACGCGTCCACCCCGCTCGAGGAGACGATGGGCGCCCTGCACACCGCGGTCCAGCAGGGCAAGGCGCTCTACGTCGGCATCTCGTCGTACGACGCGGAGCGCAGCCGCCAGGCCGCCGCGATCCTGCGCGACCTCGGCACGCCCCTGCTCATCCACCAGCCCTCGTACTCGATGCTGAACCGCTGGATCGAGACCGAGGGGCTGCTCGACGCCGCGAGCGAACTCGGCTTCGGCGTCATCGGCTTCACCGCGCTCGCGCAGGGGCTCCTGACCGGCAAGTACCTCGACGGCGTCCCGGAGGACTCCCGCGCCGCCGCCGGCAAGTCCCTCGACGCGTCGAGCATCACACCGGAGGTGGTCGCCCACCTCCGTGCCCTGAACGACGTCGCCGCCGCACGCGGCCAGTCCCTCGCGCAGCTCGCGCTGGCCTGGGCGCTCCGCGACGAGCGGGTCACGTCGCTCGTCATCGGCGCCTCGCGCGTGTCCCAGGTCGAGGACAACGTCGCCGCCCTGGCGAACACGTCCTTCACCGACGAGGAGCTCCGCACCATCGACGAGCACTCCGTCGGGATCGCGGACGTCGACCTGTGGGCCGGCGCGCGCGCCGGTCAGGTCTCCTGA
- a CDS encoding glutathionylspermidine synthase family protein, protein MERVEFTERPDWQRRIQQTGLIYSRSVREDGTAVEYWNDGAAYVFTLPEIEALERQTEELHRMCLEAARYLASGELGTLGLTREGFDLAAWSLEQGEPDVYARFDLAYAGDGSPAKMLEYNGDTPTGLIEASVTQWHWLQDRIADGTLPADTDQWNGIHEAMVARWRTLLHASLRAEEGGRLFVAHSDLDTAGEDWNTVAYMRDLAGEAGWEHTGIEMKDIGWHAVARQFVGSAEPVGSSRSVFTLPGDEDGTQYPVIRNLFKLYPWEDLVSGDDRAEGDQEFGAFLVSDRGRLGRWYEPAWKMFLSNKLLLVALWRLFPGHENLLPAFADGPNGMTDFVVKPVFGREGDGIAVHRADGSVTTNGSEYRRAGTGGERVWQQYHELPDFPGSRGHNHPVLGSWVVDGESYGVGIRESDGPITDYWCRFAPNVITAS, encoded by the coding sequence ATGGAGCGCGTCGAGTTCACCGAGCGCCCGGACTGGCAGCGACGGATCCAGCAGACCGGCCTCATCTACTCACGGTCGGTGCGCGAGGACGGCACCGCGGTCGAGTACTGGAACGACGGCGCGGCGTACGTGTTCACGCTGCCCGAGATCGAGGCGCTCGAACGGCAGACCGAGGAGCTGCACCGCATGTGCCTCGAGGCCGCCCGGTACCTCGCCTCCGGCGAACTCGGCACCCTCGGGCTCACCCGCGAGGGCTTCGACCTCGCCGCGTGGTCGCTCGAGCAGGGCGAACCGGACGTGTACGCCCGCTTCGACCTGGCGTACGCGGGCGACGGCTCCCCCGCGAAGATGCTCGAGTACAACGGCGACACCCCCACGGGGCTCATCGAGGCCTCGGTGACGCAGTGGCACTGGCTGCAGGACCGCATCGCCGACGGGACGTTGCCCGCCGACACCGATCAGTGGAACGGCATCCACGAGGCGATGGTCGCCCGCTGGCGCACCTTGCTCCACGCATCGCTCCGCGCCGAGGAGGGCGGTCGGCTCTTCGTCGCCCACTCCGACCTCGATACCGCCGGCGAGGACTGGAACACCGTCGCGTACATGCGGGACCTCGCCGGCGAGGCCGGGTGGGAGCACACCGGCATCGAGATGAAGGACATCGGGTGGCACGCGGTCGCCCGGCAGTTCGTGGGCAGCGCCGAGCCCGTCGGCTCGTCGCGGAGCGTCTTCACGCTGCCCGGCGACGAGGACGGCACGCAGTACCCGGTCATCCGGAACCTGTTCAAGCTCTACCCGTGGGAGGACCTCGTCTCCGGGGACGACCGCGCCGAGGGCGACCAGGAGTTCGGCGCGTTCCTCGTCAGCGACCGCGGCCGCCTCGGCCGGTGGTACGAGCCCGCGTGGAAGATGTTCCTGTCGAACAAGCTGCTGCTGGTCGCGCTCTGGCGGCTGTTCCCGGGCCACGAGAACCTGCTGCCGGCGTTCGCCGACGGCCCGAACGGCATGACGGACTTCGTCGTGAAGCCGGTGTTCGGGCGCGAGGGCGACGGCATCGCCGTGCACCGCGCGGACGGCTCGGTGACGACGAACGGCTCGGAGTACCGCCGCGCCGGCACCGGCGGCGAACGGGTGTGGCAGCAGTACCACGAGCTGCCGGACTTCCCCGGGTCACGCGGCCACAACCACCCGGTCCTCGGCTCCTGGGTGGTGGACGGCGAGTCGTACGGCGTCGGCATCCGCGAGTCCGACGGCCCCATCACCGACTACTGGTGCCGCTTCGCGCCGAACGTGATCACCGCGTCCTGA
- a CDS encoding tRNA-dihydrouridine synthase encodes MSVRRRASRVVSIGVVAALAASLTGCGEGSGVDSDYAKICRDNSTQKRLPDDDCNNHGGHAGWYYLPLSGSRATKVPAVGDAVSGGTASLPSGKTAESGISSRGSSVTKGGFGGSGEHGGFGG; translated from the coding sequence GTGAGTGTTCGTCGTCGCGCGTCCCGTGTCGTCTCGATCGGGGTCGTCGCAGCCCTCGCCGCGTCGTTGACCGGCTGCGGGGAGGGGTCCGGGGTCGACAGCGACTACGCGAAGATCTGCCGCGACAACTCGACGCAGAAGCGCCTGCCGGACGACGACTGCAACAACCACGGCGGGCACGCCGGCTGGTACTACCTCCCGCTCAGCGGCAGCCGCGCGACGAAGGTCCCGGCCGTCGGCGACGCTGTGTCGGGCGGCACCGCCAGCCTCCCGTCGGGCAAGACCGCGGAGTCGGGCATCTCGTCCCGCGGCAGCTCGGTGACGAAGGGCGGCTTCGGCGGGTCCGGCGAGCACGGCGGGTTCGGCGGCTGA
- a CDS encoding DUF1232 domain-containing protein, whose amino-acid sequence MRIALVALLGYLLLPIDLVPDFVPVIGYLDDAIVVALVFRFVTRRAGAAALDRHWPGTPEGLRAVRVAVGLSGS is encoded by the coding sequence GTGCGCATCGCCCTGGTCGCACTCCTCGGGTACCTGCTGCTGCCGATCGACCTCGTGCCTGACTTCGTGCCGGTGATCGGGTACCTCGACGACGCGATCGTCGTCGCACTCGTGTTCCGGTTCGTCACGCGGCGGGCCGGTGCGGCGGCATTGGACCGGCACTGGCCGGGTACGCCGGAGGGGTTGCGTGCCGTGCGCGTCGCGGTGGGGCTGTCGGGGTCGTGA
- a CDS encoding VOC family protein, with product MSISLENVGIAVRDLDEAIVFFTDLGLEVVGRDEVRGDWADTAVGLDGNHARIAMLQTPDGHGRLEFFEYLHPTAIETEPTLPNEIGMHRVAFAVEDIDAALAVVARHGYGPLRGVADYQGVYRLAYVRGPSGIIVMLAQDLRVTAG from the coding sequence GTGAGCATCTCGCTGGAGAACGTCGGCATCGCCGTCCGCGACCTCGACGAGGCGATCGTCTTCTTCACGGACCTCGGGCTCGAGGTCGTCGGTCGCGACGAGGTGCGCGGAGACTGGGCCGACACCGCGGTGGGACTCGACGGCAACCACGCGCGGATCGCGATGCTGCAGACGCCCGACGGGCACGGCCGGCTCGAGTTCTTCGAGTACCTGCACCCGACGGCGATCGAGACCGAGCCGACGCTGCCGAACGAGATCGGGATGCACCGCGTCGCGTTCGCCGTCGAGGACATCGACGCAGCCCTCGCGGTGGTCGCGCGACACGGGTACGGACCCCTGCGCGGGGTTGCGGACTACCAGGGCGTGTACCGACTGGCGTACGTGCGCGGGCCGAGCGGGATCATCGTGATGCTCGCGCAGGACCTGCGGGTGACGGCGGGCTGA